One part of the Microvirga sp. TS319 genome encodes these proteins:
- a CDS encoding branched-chain amino acid ABC transporter permease produces the protein MEQVVANGLYLGAQYALIALGLTLIFALMNVLNFAHGQMYVLGGFVTYYVYGQLGLPFAVALLASGATLAAAGALIEKFLFRPVIRRSIREESTMLLAAAIAFFLDAIILLLFGEKQRGVPKIINGVFLSDALIMPYDRMLIGAVALVMIAAFMLLMQYTKPGRAMRALAQDRVAAQLMGVRVDRYSMIGFALGAMLAGVVGGLLVAITGVNSGIGGPISVKAFMMVMIGGAGVVGGAIAGGFILGMLESVGLSVLHAYGDITYLVIFAALMVFLSIRPNGLMGKPWG, from the coding sequence ATGGAGCAGGTGGTCGCAAACGGACTGTATCTCGGGGCGCAGTACGCGCTCATTGCTCTCGGGTTGACGCTGATATTCGCCCTGATGAATGTCTTGAACTTTGCGCATGGTCAGATGTACGTCCTTGGCGGGTTCGTTACTTACTATGTCTATGGCCAGCTCGGTCTTCCCTTTGCTGTGGCGCTGCTGGCATCCGGAGCAACGCTCGCTGCCGCGGGTGCTCTTATCGAGAAATTTCTCTTCCGACCCGTGATCCGGAGAAGCATTCGCGAGGAAAGCACGATGTTGCTCGCAGCAGCCATCGCGTTCTTTCTCGATGCGATTATTCTACTTCTTTTCGGCGAGAAGCAGCGTGGCGTACCGAAGATCATCAATGGAGTGTTCCTGTCAGATGCCTTGATCATGCCTTATGATCGCATGCTGATCGGTGCCGTGGCGCTTGTCATGATCGCGGCCTTCATGCTGCTCATGCAATATACGAAGCCTGGTCGGGCAATGCGCGCACTGGCTCAGGACCGCGTCGCCGCGCAACTGATGGGAGTTCGCGTTGACCGTTACTCCATGATCGGGTTCGCACTCGGTGCCATGCTGGCTGGCGTGGTCGGGGGGCTTCTTGTAGCGATTACGGGCGTAAACTCCGGGATAGGAGGGCCAATCTCGGTCAAGGCCTTCATGATGGTCATGATCGGTGGAGCAGGCGTCGTCGGGGGAGCTATTGCAGGAGGCTTCATCCTCGGCATGCTCGAGTCCGTGGGACTGAGTGTACTGCATGCCTATGGCGACATCACGTATTTGGTCATTTTCGCGGCCTTGATGGTGTTCCTCAGCATTCGCCCCAATGGGCTGATGGGTAAACCATGGGGGTGA
- a CDS encoding ABC transporter ATP-binding protein: MDDILQVSGLTKRFGGLTAVNNVSFSVREGEVLSVIGPNGAGKSTLFKLVASFLRPSAGEVRFQGKRISGLAPHVVARMGVVRTFQETTIFKGMTVRENVIIAHQLRARASLPGFYIRSPTARKDESEFGRSADDILEFLGLDHIQDEPALALPHGHLRALGMAIGLATNPKVLLLDEPFAGMNHDETMRAVEMVKDVRERGVTILLVEHDMPAVMQISHRIVVLNFGEKIAEGTPTEIQQNEKVIEAYLGIEDKTIGF; encoded by the coding sequence GTGGATGATATTCTTCAGGTTTCCGGCTTGACGAAACGGTTTGGCGGTCTCACCGCTGTCAACAATGTCTCGTTCTCCGTGCGCGAGGGTGAAGTTCTCTCGGTCATCGGGCCGAACGGGGCTGGAAAATCTACGCTTTTTAAGCTCGTTGCCTCGTTCCTGCGACCGAGCGCGGGCGAAGTTCGCTTTCAAGGAAAACGCATCTCGGGCCTCGCGCCTCATGTCGTGGCTCGGATGGGGGTCGTTCGAACCTTCCAGGAGACGACGATTTTCAAAGGCATGACGGTGCGCGAGAACGTCATCATCGCTCACCAACTGAGAGCCCGGGCCAGCCTCCCGGGATTCTATATTAGGTCCCCCACGGCGCGAAAGGATGAGTCCGAGTTCGGAAGGTCTGCCGATGACATTCTTGAGTTTCTCGGTCTCGATCATATCCAGGATGAGCCCGCACTAGCCCTCCCGCACGGACATCTCCGGGCGCTTGGAATGGCGATTGGTCTCGCGACCAATCCCAAGGTCCTTCTGCTCGATGAGCCGTTTGCCGGGATGAACCATGACGAAACGATGCGTGCCGTCGAGATGGTAAAGGACGTGCGTGAACGGGGGGTCACCATACTCTTGGTTGAGCACGACATGCCGGCCGTAATGCAGATCTCCCATCGAATCGTCGTGCTGAACTTTGGGGAAAAGATTGCGGAAGGAACTCCGACCGAGATCCAGCAGAACGAGAAGGTCATCGAGGCCTATCTCGGGATCGAGGACAAGACGATCGGATTTTGA
- a CDS encoding polysaccharide biosynthesis/export family protein, protein MSLKVYWNAVGRGITMRASTIMMVALLAAGCESLPGSGPVMRDVSSETSEQTYGFTLVDLTAATVAQYATQPKVDRPNSARVLAPARVSLSPGDVIRVAVAETREGNVFAPLSVGGTVFSAVRVDDTGHITLPYAGQVMVKGLDTADVADLLREKVKAAAFEPEVYVELVANKSNNVLVSGEVRQPGRVSLLDGPNSLIDVINRAGGPLRPPHHTDVVIRRGRSVARVSLADVLAGRNGPISKGDEIVVEANVKTFNALGAVRRTGLSEFQKPEPTLLEALSQVGGLADNAADRRGVFVFRLDNAAGQRGGASRGLPGPIVFRLDMSRPDAIFAAQQFAIRPDDTIYVTTAPSYEWAKLIAPIAQGMAVARGAVSIESAVTN, encoded by the coding sequence ATGAGCTTGAAGGTTTATTGGAACGCGGTTGGTCGAGGCATCACCATGCGCGCATCCACTATCATGATGGTGGCTTTGCTGGCCGCAGGATGCGAATCGCTGCCTGGTTCTGGTCCTGTGATGCGCGATGTTTCCTCTGAGACATCAGAGCAAACCTATGGCTTCACCCTGGTGGATCTCACCGCCGCAACTGTCGCCCAGTATGCGACACAACCGAAAGTAGACAGGCCTAATTCCGCACGGGTTTTGGCGCCGGCCCGCGTCAGCCTCTCGCCCGGGGATGTCATCCGCGTCGCCGTCGCAGAGACCCGTGAAGGCAATGTATTCGCGCCGCTGTCAGTCGGCGGAACCGTGTTCTCGGCGGTGCGCGTGGATGACACAGGCCATATCACGCTGCCCTATGCCGGTCAGGTGATGGTGAAGGGCCTTGATACCGCCGATGTCGCCGACCTGCTGCGGGAGAAGGTGAAAGCTGCGGCGTTTGAGCCGGAAGTGTATGTGGAGTTGGTCGCAAACAAGTCGAACAACGTTCTCGTTTCAGGGGAGGTGCGCCAGCCCGGTCGCGTGTCCCTCCTCGATGGTCCCAACAGCTTAATCGATGTGATCAACCGTGCGGGCGGACCGCTGCGCCCGCCCCACCACACGGATGTGGTGATCCGCCGGGGGCGCTCCGTTGCGCGGGTGTCCCTCGCCGACGTCCTGGCCGGTCGGAATGGACCGATTTCAAAAGGCGATGAGATCGTCGTAGAGGCCAACGTCAAGACCTTCAATGCTCTGGGGGCTGTCCGTCGCACTGGCCTCAGTGAGTTCCAGAAGCCCGAGCCAACCCTACTTGAAGCTCTGTCTCAGGTCGGCGGGTTGGCCGATAATGCGGCGGATCGGCGGGGCGTCTTTGTATTCCGGTTAGATAATGCAGCGGGGCAGCGCGGAGGGGCGAGCCGGGGATTGCCTGGTCCGATCGTGTTCCGTCTGGATATGTCACGGCCTGACGCGATTTTCGCAGCCCAGCAGTTTGCCATCCGTCCAGATGATACGATCTACGTCACAACGGCGCCAAGTTACGAGTGGGCCAAGCTCATCGCGCCAATCGCCCAAGGAATGGCCGTGGCACGTGGCGCGGTTTCGATCGAAAGCGCCGTGACCAACTAG
- a CDS encoding branched-chain amino acid ABC transporter permease — protein MPVSKLMWVLGFLAMSLVAIPWIIVVTGRSDLYYTLTSVALLAIASGGVWLTFYIGRINIGQAAYALLGGYVSAILIVRYGVPFWFTLPLAGLLCAGASVLIGVPILRLRGVYFAMVTLVLTEVARLLALALPVTNGAKGLVNIPLPDAVTLFGVELLPDFATLENPRRAFYFAAVVLMVICYAGLYRLVHSRIGRLCLSLQQNEELATSIGVNVAYLRLVIYAISSFLGGIAGAMFIAISQSIYPSSFTTADSINFMLNCFLGGLAYVLGPILGTFLLYFGWDLLFKAGQFQLLIFSSVLIVLMLTLPNGLLSLRPWKQMKGSVGG, from the coding sequence ATGCCAGTCTCGAAGCTGATGTGGGTCCTCGGTTTCCTGGCTATGTCGCTCGTGGCGATTCCCTGGATCATCGTCGTGACCGGACGTTCAGACCTGTACTATACATTAACGTCGGTTGCGCTGCTTGCCATTGCCAGTGGTGGCGTCTGGCTCACATTCTATATTGGGCGCATCAACATCGGCCAAGCGGCCTATGCGCTGCTTGGCGGCTATGTCTCCGCGATTCTCATCGTTCGCTATGGCGTGCCGTTCTGGTTCACGCTGCCGCTCGCCGGCCTTCTATGCGCCGGGGCGAGCGTTCTGATCGGCGTTCCGATTCTACGGCTGAGAGGGGTCTACTTCGCCATGGTGACGCTGGTTCTCACGGAGGTCGCCCGCCTTCTGGCCCTCGCGCTTCCGGTGACCAACGGCGCCAAAGGCCTTGTGAACATTCCGCTCCCTGATGCAGTCACACTATTCGGCGTCGAGTTGCTACCGGATTTCGCAACGCTGGAAAATCCGCGGCGTGCCTTCTATTTCGCTGCCGTCGTCCTGATGGTCATCTGCTATGCGGGCCTTTACCGTTTGGTCCATTCCCGCATCGGCAGGCTTTGTCTATCGCTCCAGCAGAATGAGGAACTGGCCACGTCGATTGGCGTCAATGTCGCCTACTTGCGCCTTGTCATCTACGCGATCTCGTCCTTTCTGGGTGGGATCGCCGGAGCGATGTTCATCGCCATCTCCCAGTCCATCTATCCGTCGAGCTTTACAACGGCCGATTCCATCAATTTCATGCTTAATTGTTTCCTCGGCGGGCTGGCCTATGTCCTCGGGCCGATACTCGGGACCTTCCTTCTCTATTTCGGCTGGGACCTCTTGTTCAAGGCGGGCCAGTTTCAGCTCCTGATCTTTTCCTCGGTGCTGATCGTCCTCATGCTGACGCTGCCCAATGGTCTGCTCAGCCTCCGTCCGTGGAAGCAGATGAAGGGGTCCGTTGGTGGATGA
- a CDS encoding DUF6716 putative glycosyltransferase, protein MEVRRIVFNGGDRLFASGASVIRYRDSPEVWPAFFSAQLQEWRPDAVLLFGDERPIHRVAREVARARQVPVWCFEEGYIRPNYVTCELYGNNANSPLPRTPDALQRTAPPSPAAPPLRSQFSAMALSATAYYLAAVLKRRHYPFYLHHRDRSLTSEARYWTRSFARKVLATPIDRKAIRRLTGTSRPEFFLVALQVHDDLQLLRHGRGWSVKSFIIQTLASFAAHAHPTHQLVFKVHPLDRGHTHYAKLVHRHAERYGVTDRVQVLQSGVLGPLVRASKGLVTINSTSGVAAITAGVPVLVMGNTFYRVEGLACIGSTIEDINRFWRTPTPPDPEIAQAFLRHLVGSSLLPGSFYDRATWPSLADAVFQRISPLLRVLSPVGRSPTLDRSASPVRRGGVPV, encoded by the coding sequence ATGGAGGTCCGACGGATCGTCTTCAACGGTGGCGATCGCTTGTTTGCCAGCGGCGCAAGCGTCATTCGCTACCGAGACAGCCCAGAGGTGTGGCCAGCGTTTTTCAGTGCCCAACTGCAAGAATGGCGTCCGGATGCAGTGCTCCTCTTTGGCGATGAACGCCCGATCCACAGGGTTGCGCGAGAGGTCGCGCGCGCTCGTCAGGTTCCGGTTTGGTGCTTTGAAGAAGGCTATATACGTCCGAACTATGTAACCTGCGAGTTGTATGGTAACAATGCCAACTCGCCGCTACCACGCACGCCGGATGCGCTCCAGCGAACAGCACCGCCCTCTCCTGCGGCGCCTCCGCTCAGATCTCAGTTCTCGGCTATGGCGCTATCCGCCACAGCTTACTACCTCGCAGCCGTCCTAAAGCGTAGGCACTATCCGTTTTACCTGCACCATCGAGATCGATCCCTCACGAGTGAAGCTCGGTACTGGACTCGATCTTTTGCCCGCAAGGTCCTGGCGACGCCCATTGATCGCAAGGCTATTCGGCGACTAACAGGTACGTCCCGCCCCGAGTTCTTCCTGGTTGCCCTCCAAGTCCACGACGACCTGCAACTTCTCCGGCATGGCCGCGGCTGGTCCGTCAAGAGCTTCATTATACAGACGCTCGCATCGTTTGCAGCGCATGCACACCCAACGCATCAGTTGGTCTTTAAGGTTCATCCGCTGGATCGTGGGCACACCCACTACGCAAAACTCGTGCACAGGCATGCTGAGCGCTATGGCGTTACCGATCGCGTTCAGGTTCTGCAGTCTGGAGTCTTGGGACCTCTTGTAAGAGCCTCAAAGGGTTTAGTGACCATCAATAGCACCTCCGGTGTGGCTGCTATCACGGCCGGTGTCCCTGTCCTCGTCATGGGCAACACCTTCTATCGCGTGGAAGGGCTGGCCTGCATTGGCTCGACAATTGAGGATATAAACCGGTTTTGGCGCACCCCCACCCCACCGGATCCAGAGATCGCCCAGGCTTTCCTAAGGCATCTCGTGGGATCCTCGCTCCTGCCAGGCAGCTTTTATGATCGCGCAACGTGGCCATCCTTGGCCGATGCTGTGTTTCAACGCATTAGCCCGCTGCTTCGGGTCCTATCCCCGGTTGGACGAAGCCCTACCCTAGACCGATCCGCCAGCCCAGTCAGGCGAGGAGGCGTCCCCGTTTGA
- a CDS encoding ABC transporter substrate-binding protein — protein sequence MSTRRTVIQGAVLAVVSTLAIVATGVASVEAADKELKIGFVGVTSGPAAAWGTSNVRSMQTRAEWLNQAGGVRIGDTTYNINIVTFDDQKDPKRAIAGMEKMAQEGIHYVVGPNVDDGAAAVRPVAEKAGIIYFPYAFPKELYVKPASNAVLGMIASYQSGPAIYKYLKENKGVKSIAFIAANESDPLSQRDSGVAAAKALGLQILAEKDTYQNDTRDFTPVLTPIVKLKPDLLVLSGVAPANAPLLIRAARELGFNGLISTETAHDAKVLAEGAGDLANGFISVGGASTPEIRSPVMAEFIDRYTKKFGEYNDESNTKVYALEYILETLKANPKAVDSVDEFKKAIDTFSAPNPFMKGDNKLKYVGMTSFGQKRQISVPMVVNEYQNGEFKTLFIGEVD from the coding sequence ATGAGCACTCGGCGTACAGTGATTCAAGGGGCTGTGCTTGCGGTAGTGTCTACCTTGGCCATCGTGGCAACCGGAGTAGCCTCGGTCGAGGCCGCGGACAAGGAACTCAAAATCGGCTTCGTCGGAGTCACCAGCGGCCCGGCTGCCGCATGGGGGACATCCAATGTCCGCTCGATGCAAACCCGAGCCGAATGGTTGAATCAAGCTGGCGGCGTGCGGATCGGGGATACAACCTATAACATCAACATCGTCACGTTCGATGATCAAAAGGATCCCAAGCGAGCGATTGCCGGCATGGAGAAGATGGCTCAGGAGGGCATTCACTATGTCGTCGGGCCAAATGTCGACGATGGCGCGGCGGCAGTCCGACCTGTCGCCGAGAAGGCAGGCATCATCTACTTCCCCTACGCCTTCCCAAAAGAACTCTATGTGAAGCCCGCATCGAATGCTGTGCTTGGCATGATCGCCAGCTATCAGTCAGGTCCTGCGATCTACAAATACTTGAAAGAAAATAAGGGAGTTAAAAGCATCGCCTTTATCGCGGCCAATGAGTCCGATCCTCTCAGTCAACGCGACAGCGGCGTTGCCGCCGCGAAGGCCCTCGGCCTACAGATTCTCGCCGAGAAAGACACCTACCAGAATGACACTCGCGACTTCACTCCGGTGTTGACGCCGATCGTCAAGCTGAAGCCGGATCTGCTGGTGCTCTCAGGCGTAGCCCCTGCCAACGCGCCTCTCCTGATCCGCGCAGCAAGAGAACTCGGCTTTAATGGACTGATCTCAACCGAGACGGCTCACGACGCCAAGGTGCTGGCCGAAGGAGCAGGTGACCTCGCCAATGGCTTCATATCGGTGGGCGGCGCCTCGACTCCCGAGATCCGCTCCCCCGTCATGGCGGAGTTTATCGATCGCTATACGAAGAAGTTCGGCGAGTACAATGACGAGTCGAATACAAAGGTATACGCGCTCGAGTACATCCTTGAGACACTGAAAGCCAATCCCAAAGCGGTTGACAGCGTTGATGAGTTCAAGAAGGCGATCGACACGTTCTCCGCTCCAAACCCCTTCATGAAGGGCGACAATAAACTCAAGTATGTCGGTATGACCTCGTTTGGTCAGAAGCGCCAGATCTCGGTTCCGATGGTCGTCAATGAGTACCAAAACGGTGAGTTCAAGACATTGTTCATTGGTGAGGTCGACTGA